The sequence below is a genomic window from Deltaproteobacteria bacterium GWC2_55_46.
CTTTCTACTTCACCATGCCTGGCGAGGAGGCGGCAAGTGCATAAGGGGGGGCGAGGCCCGATAGAGATACTCATGGTGGAGGACAACCCCCATGACGTCAGGTTTACGATAGAGGCGTTCAAGGACGCCAGGGTCCATAACAAGATGCATGTGGCTTCCGACGGGGAAGAGGCCATCGAGTACCTGAGGAGGAAGGGGAGGCATTCCAGGGCGCGAAGACCTGACCTCGTCCTGCTGGACTTGAACCTGCCTAAAAAGAACGGCAGGGAGGTGCTCGAAGAGATAAAGTGCGACCCTGAGTTAAGGAAGATACCCGTGCTGGTCCTTTCTACCTCCGAGGACGAGATGGACATCAAGCGGGCCTATGACCTGCACGTGAACGCCTATATACACAAGCCGGTGGATCTGGACCAGTTCATAAAAGTCGCGAAGGCCGTCGAGGACTTCTGGTTTTCCGTGGCAAAGCTGCCGCCGAGGTAGGCGATGGAAAAGATACCGTTCATAAAAATACTGCTGGTGGAGGATAACCCCGCTGACGCGAGGCTTCTGCGTGAGCTTCTGGCAGAATCAGGGTTGAAGGAGCGGTTCGCCATCGACGCGGCGGGGAGCTTGAAGGAGGCCCTCGCGTGCCTTTGTGCCGGGGGCTTCGACGTGGTGCTCCTCGATCTCATGCTGCCGGATACTACAGGGCTCGATACCTTTACCGCGTTGCACAGGTCGTACCCGGCTATCCCGGTGGTGCTCCTGACAGGCCTGTCTGATGAGACCCTGGCGGCGCGCGCCGTGAGGGAGGGGGCGCAGGACTACCTAGTAAAAGGGCAGGCCGCACCGGGCGTATTGGCCCGCTCGATAGTATACGCCATCGAACGGAACGCGGCCGAGAGGGCGGGGAGGGCGGCGATGAGGGCGATGCCCGGCGAGAGGACCCTGTGCCCGGAGATGGTCGGGACGAGTACCGCGTTAAACGAGGTGAAGTCCCTTATCTCGACGGTGGCGAGGACATCAAACACCTCGGTCCTCATAACAGGCGAGACAGGCACCGGCAAGGAGCTTGTTGCAAACGCCATCCACTACTCAAGCAGCAGGAAGGACGGCCCCTTAATAAAGCTCAATTGCAGCGCCATACCGGAGGCCCTCATGGAAGCCGAGATGTTCGGCTATGAAAAAGGGGCCTTCACCGACGCGCGCCAGACGAAAAAGGGGCTCTTTGAACTGGCTGACGGCGGGACGATCTTCCTTGACGAGATCGGCGACATGGACATAAGGCTTCAGCCCAAGCTCCTGCAGATACTCGAGAACAGGACCTTGAGAAAGCTCGGCGGGGTCCAGGACATGAGGGTCGACGTGAGGGTCATCGCGGCCACCAACGTGGACTTGAGCGCGAGGGTGCGCGAGAAGAGGTTCAGGGAGGACCTCTTTTACAGGCTCAACGTAATGGTCATAGAGCTGCCGCCATTGAGGGAGCGCAAGGAGGACATCCTCCCTATCGCCAGATACTTCATGAAAGAGAACGGGTCATCGTTGGATGGCGGCGGCCCCGGCTTGCTCGCTCCGGGGAGTATCGATATCCTCCTTGACCATGACTGGCCGGGCAATATCAGGGAGCTTAAGAACATAATAGAGAGGGCGAGGATACTGGCAGGCCCGGATGACATACGTCCGGCGCACATCCATCTCGACGGGGCCTCACAGACCCAGCGCCTCCACGCGCCAGGGCCCGTCCATGCCCCTGAGTATCCGGCGGATATCTCCCTTGAGGAGCTTGAGAAGGCCCATATAAAGAGGGTCCTCGAAAAGACAGAGGGCAATATCACACACGCCGCGCGCATACTCGGCATCTCGCGCCTGACCCTCAGGGAAAAGGCGAAAAAATACGCCCTTAAAGAGAATTGACAGCCTTGTAAAAGACTTTCCGATAAAAAACTTACCACCCCGGTAAAATTCTTATCAGATAGCTGGTAAATAACTTACCGGCTATGCCCCCAGAAATCCCCTAAATAATCCCAATATCAGAAATTTTCAGCTTGGCACGTACGTTGCTTTTAATTCATTTCGTTAGCGGCGACTGTCAAAGGCTTTTCCATCTCTTTGAAGGCGCTATAAACGAAAAATCCTGGAAAGAGGCATTTGTAATGGACAAAGGGGGGAATATAAGGGTCCTTGTGATCGATGATGAGGAGACGATGCTGGAGGTCTGCTCCGAGGTGCTGGAGAGCGCGGGATATAGCGTGCGGCGTTCTTACGGGGGGCAGGAGGCGCTTGGGCTGCTCATCGACGAAGACTGGGACGTGGTCCTCACCGACGTGCATATGCCGGGGCTTGGCGGCGTCGACCTCTTTAAGGAGACCATCGCAAGGAAGAAGGAGATGCGTGGCAGGTTCCTTTTCATGACCGGGGATAAGAGGGCGATAGAGACCGTAAGCTCGATGGACTCGAACTTCATCAAAAAGCCTTTCAGGGTGAAGGACCTCTTGTCGGCTGTCGAATCCATAATCCCTAACGAGCGCTCGACCCCCAGGAAAGAAGCGAGGGTCAAGGTGGCCGGATGCGGGGTCGTAGTCGAAGCCGGCGGCGAGCAGGTGGTGAGCGCTGTCACAGAGGACTTCTCAAGGCAAGGTATGAGGATAAGATATTCCGGGAGTCCTATCGAGCCAGGCTCAGTCCTGGGGCTTCGCCTTTCGGCCTTGTGCCTGAGCCTTGTAAAACAGGCAAAGGTGGTCTGGTCCCGGGAGGATGGCAGCCAGGGGGCCTCGTCTGGGCTTTTGTTCACCATGCCCCTGCCGGATTCCGTTATAGCTGACCTGGCTGTGCAGGGCCTTTATTTTTGATAAGCCGGAGTCTTTCGGTAAATTTGTCAAGCGGTACGATACGGAGGAGGAGTCATGATGAGGCAGGGTTTGAGAAAACAGAGTAGCGAGGCTTTAGGAGGCTTTGCAGGCCGGACGGCCTGGGAGCCGTATGGCGAGGCGAAGCCGGACGCTACGGAGGCTGGGGTACAGGATGGAGGCGCAGAGCACTCCTGTAGCTCTATAAACATCTATTTCAGGGAGATAAAGAGGTTCAAGCTCCTCAACTCCGTTGAGGAAAGGTCCCTTGCCGGAAGGATAGCCATTGGAGACGCCGAGGCAAGGAAACAGATGATAGAGTCAAACCTCCGGCTGGTGGTGAATATCGCCAAGAGGTACGTGAACAGGGGGCTACAGCTCCAGGACCTCATAGACGAGGGGAATATCGGGCTTATAAAGGCTGTCGAGCGGTTTAAGGCGGATATGGGCTGCAGGTTTTCAACCTATGCCACTTACTGGATAAGGCAGACCGTCGAGAGGGCGCTGGCGAACAAGGGGAGCATGATAAGGCTCCCGATACACATAGTCACCGACATGTCCCGGGTGGAGAAGGCCTCAAGGGAGTTCAGGGTCCTCTCCAACAGGGAGCCGAGCTCGAACGAGGTCTCCGAGAAGACCGGCCTCTCCGGGCGCTATGTGAAAAAACTCGAGACTATAAGCAAGCGTACGATGTCGCTTGAGTCCCGCGCGGGGCATGATGAGGCCGACCTGTCGCTGCTCGATAGCATCGAGGACGAGCGCACCCCGGTCCCCGTGGAGTACGTCGAGGAGGCACGAAGGGCCGAGAGGGTCACAAGCTGGCTCAAGATGCTTAATGAAAACGAGATGAGGATAATAAGCCTGCGGTTCGGCATAGGCGACTTCGCCCCCAGGACCCTTGAGACCATAGGCCGCGAGTTCGGCGTCACAAGGGAACGGGTAAGGCAGATAGAGGAGAAGGCGCTTGCCAAACTGAGGGCAATAGCGAGGGAGAACGAAACAGGGTCCGCTGACCTGCTTTGACCCGGCCAATAGCCGGGGGAAAGGGGCTGACTATGATACGGGTAATGGTCTCGATGGAAGGAAGGCTTTTCTCTGAAGGTGTCGCGAACCTGCTCGACAGCGCAGGCGGAGTCGAGGTGGCCTGGGTTACCGGTGGTGAAAAAGACACTGTGGAGAAGGCCCGTGCCGTCAAGCCCGACGTGATATTGACGGACTTGAAGACATTCCGGCGTTCCTTCGAGGGGGGCTGCCCGGAGGGGGCCAGGATACTCCTTGTCGCCCCGAGTGGCGAGGCGGTCCACCCGGCCTTCTTTGGAAGCCCGGTCTCAGGGAGCATT
It includes:
- a CDS encoding response regulator; protein product: MVEDNPHDVRFTIEAFKDARVHNKMHVASDGEEAIEYLRRKGRHSRARRPDLVLLDLNLPKKNGREVLEEIKCDPELRKIPVLVLSTSEDEMDIKRAYDLHVNAYIHKPVDLDQFIKVAKAVEDFWFSVAKLPPR